In Herpetosiphonaceae bacterium, a single window of DNA contains:
- a CDS encoding DUF4388 domain-containing protein, which produces MPLVGNLRDFALHDFLYLVDRGYKTGSLMLNRPSTDDAAHLYFDKGKLLSVVRPQRRERLGEMLIRLGKISPQQLAQALQAQQMNNSRPLGQILVEQGVIAQRDLQFCIQQQIEETVYELFAWRDGEFKFQAGQKPAPDDVQSLVPLPVENLIMEGVRRVDEMSRIKERIPHNDMIVRFVDRPQEKAANINMTADEWRIFARINGRASINEIAEKIGLTPYQVSHIVFGFITAGLVEVQRPVAASRPQAPVATQANRVGASQSRRSAPEPAYVEPPKKSLVARLISRIRGL; this is translated from the coding sequence ATGCCGCTGGTTGGAAATCTGCGCGATTTTGCACTCCACGACTTTTTGTATCTCGTCGATCGGGGTTATAAAACCGGCAGCTTAATGCTGAATCGGCCTTCTACAGATGACGCCGCGCATCTGTACTTCGACAAAGGCAAGTTGCTATCGGTGGTCCGGCCTCAGCGGCGCGAGCGGCTGGGCGAGATGCTGATCCGCCTGGGGAAGATCAGCCCGCAGCAGCTTGCGCAGGCGCTTCAGGCGCAGCAGATGAATAACTCGCGTCCGCTAGGGCAGATCCTAGTGGAGCAGGGCGTGATCGCGCAGCGCGATCTCCAGTTCTGTATCCAGCAGCAGATCGAAGAGACGGTCTATGAGCTGTTCGCCTGGCGTGACGGCGAGTTCAAGTTTCAGGCCGGGCAAAAGCCCGCTCCCGACGATGTGCAATCGCTGGTGCCGCTGCCAGTCGAGAACCTGATCATGGAGGGCGTGCGCCGCGTCGATGAGATGTCGCGCATCAAAGAGCGCATCCCGCACAACGATATGATCGTGCGCTTCGTCGATCGTCCCCAGGAGAAGGCCGCCAACATCAATATGACCGCCGACGAGTGGCGCATCTTTGCCCGGATCAACGGTCGCGCTTCGATCAACGAGATCGCCGAAAAGATCGGCCTGACGCCGTATCAGGTCAGTCATATCGTCTTTGGATTTATCACCGCTGGCCTGGTAGAAGTCCAGCGTCCCGTGGCAGCATCACGTCCGCAAGCCCCCGTTGCGACTCAAGCAAACCGTGTGGGCGCGAGCCAGTCGCGCCGATCCGCGCCTGAGCCTGCATACGTCGAGCCCCCGAAAAAAAGCCTCGTCGCCCGTTTGATTAGCCGCATTCGCGGCCTGTAA
- a CDS encoding ATP/GTP-binding protein: MQTVKMVISGAVNAGKTEFIRSISEIEVVSTERKATDETRLLKKETTVAMDFGRITIANDLVLHLFGTPGQRRFDFMWEILSEGALGLVVVVDSTRPETFRETTRIVEFFNEMRPAPYIIAANKQDKDTAWSPDELRLALRLPEQVKVVPCIATKRDSCKNVLLELLYEIMETAKEG; the protein is encoded by the coding sequence GTGCAAACCGTCAAAATGGTTATCTCAGGCGCAGTTAATGCCGGTAAGACCGAGTTTATTCGCTCGATTAGCGAGATTGAGGTGGTTTCCACCGAGCGCAAAGCGACCGATGAGACGCGGCTGCTCAAAAAAGAAACAACGGTTGCTATGGACTTCGGGCGGATCACCATCGCCAACGACCTTGTGCTGCATCTTTTCGGCACGCCCGGTCAGCGCCGCTTCGATTTTATGTGGGAAATTCTATCCGAGGGCGCGCTCGGTCTGGTCGTCGTCGTGGATAGCACGCGGCCTGAGACGTTCCGCGAGACGACGCGCATCGTCGAGTTCTTCAATGAGATGCGCCCGGCTCCGTACATCATCGCCGCCAACAAGCAGGACAAAGACACCGCGTGGTCGCCCGACGAGCTGCGGCTGGCGCTGCGGCTGCCGGAGCAGGTCAAGGTGGTGCCCTGCATCGCCACCAAGCGCGATAGCTGCAAGAATGTGCTGCTGGAGCTGCTCTACGAGATTATGGAAACCGCCAAAGAGGGGTAG
- a CDS encoding menaquinone biosynthesis protein produces MTLRLGIIDYLNCQPINWRIAERLPGVEFLHGVPTALNQALLDGRVAVAPISAYEYARHADELLVVGGLSIATLGAVNSVNVFSWFPDPREWQDQPIALTTHSATSVNLLRVLCERHYAVTPTWTAMQPDLDTMLAQCAGALMIGDKALIEATVRRHIGRRGLPYFFDLGDEWLKTTGLPFTFAVWCVRRDRAEEVHEAGIIPALHEAKAEGMQHIDEIAQQYAPRLGLPAGVCAKYLRDLRYDLTESDVAGLKTFLTWALPEFRWEQVAWFDAIAQLEVPA; encoded by the coding sequence ATGACATTACGACTTGGCATCATCGACTATCTCAACTGCCAGCCGATCAACTGGCGCATCGCCGAGCGGCTGCCGGGCGTTGAGTTTCTGCATGGCGTGCCGACCGCGCTCAACCAGGCGTTGCTCGACGGTCGCGTTGCGGTCGCGCCGATCTCAGCCTACGAGTACGCGCGTCACGCCGACGAGCTGCTCGTCGTTGGCGGTCTGTCGATCGCGACGCTCGGCGCGGTCAATAGCGTCAACGTCTTCTCGTGGTTTCCCGATCCGCGCGAGTGGCAGGACCAGCCGATCGCGCTGACGACGCACTCCGCCACCAGCGTCAATCTGCTGCGGGTGCTCTGCGAGCGCCACTACGCAGTGACACCCACCTGGACGGCGATGCAGCCCGATCTTGACACGATGCTGGCTCAGTGTGCGGGCGCGCTGATGATCGGCGATAAGGCGCTGATCGAGGCGACGGTGCGGCGGCACATCGGGCGGCGCGGCCTGCCCTATTTCTTCGATCTTGGCGACGAGTGGCTCAAGACAACGGGCTTGCCCTTCACGTTTGCGGTCTGGTGTGTGCGCCGCGATCGGGCGGAGGAGGTGCATGAGGCCGGGATTATTCCCGCGCTGCACGAGGCCAAGGCCGAGGGCATGCAGCATATCGACGAGATCGCACAGCAATACGCGCCGCGTCTGGGGCTTCCGGCGGGCGTCTGCGCCAAGTACCTGCGCGATCTGCGCTACGATCTGACCGAGAGCGATGTCGCCGGGCTGAAGACGTTTTTGACCTGGGCGCTGCCGGAGTTTCGCTGGGAGCAGGTGGCTTGGTTCGATGCTATCGCGCAGCTTGAGGTTCCGGCCTGA
- the mqnE gene encoding aminofutalosine synthase MqnE has product MHWIFNNSELKDIAAKVEAGERLTFDDGLRLYASNELLLIGKLADYVNRKRNGDNVYFVQNHRITPTNVCAYHCNFCSFRRNGNEPDAFIRTAKEMVERAHHTYAERTSEFHIVGGLVPDLGVEYYAEICAALKRDFPTVHIKAFTAVEIDYMAQISNMTWYDTLKTLKEAGLDAMPGGGAEIFHADVRRKICPEKVSGDGWLEIHGIAHSLGIRTNATMLYGHVEKVEHRVDHLVRLREQQDRSGGFITYIPLAYHPENNNLGRVKKLDWTTGTEDLRELAIGRLMLDNFSHIKSYWISSTPHIAQVSLNYGVSDIDGTVVEEDIYHAAGAKTEEGLTRYDLTNLIRAAGKTPIERDALYNHIEVYA; this is encoded by the coding sequence ATGCATTGGATCTTCAACAACAGCGAGCTAAAAGATATTGCGGCCAAGGTCGAGGCGGGCGAGCGGCTGACGTTCGACGATGGGCTGCGGCTGTATGCCTCAAACGAACTCTTGCTGATCGGCAAGCTCGCCGACTACGTAAACCGCAAGCGCAACGGCGATAACGTCTATTTTGTGCAGAACCATCGCATCACGCCGACCAACGTGTGCGCCTATCACTGCAACTTCTGCTCCTTCCGGCGCAACGGCAACGAGCCCGACGCCTTTATCCGCACGGCAAAAGAGATGGTCGAGCGGGCGCATCACACCTATGCCGAGCGAACATCCGAGTTTCATATCGTCGGCGGCCTGGTGCCGGATCTTGGCGTCGAGTACTACGCCGAGATCTGCGCCGCGCTCAAGCGCGACTTTCCCACGGTTCATATCAAAGCCTTCACGGCGGTCGAGATCGACTATATGGCGCAGATCTCGAATATGACCTGGTACGACACGCTCAAGACCTTGAAAGAGGCCGGTCTGGACGCCATGCCGGGCGGCGGCGCTGAGATCTTCCACGCCGACGTGCGGCGCAAGATCTGCCCCGAAAAGGTCAGCGGCGACGGCTGGCTGGAGATCCACGGCATCGCGCATAGCTTGGGCATTCGCACCAACGCGACGATGCTCTACGGCCATGTCGAGAAAGTCGAGCACCGCGTCGACCATCTGGTGCGGCTGCGCGAGCAGCAGGATCGATCGGGCGGCTTTATTACCTATATCCCGCTGGCGTATCACCCGGAGAACAACAACCTGGGCCGCGTCAAGAAGCTGGATTGGACGACCGGCACCGAGGACCTGCGCGAGCTGGCGATCGGGCGGCTGATGCTCGATAACTTCTCGCACATCAAGAGCTACTGGATTTCGAGCACGCCGCATATCGCCCAGGTATCGCTCAACTATGGCGTGTCCGACATCGACGGCACGGTGGTTGAAGAAGATATTTACCATGCCGCCGGAGCAAAGACCGAGGAAGGGCTGACGCGCTACGATCTGACGAATCTGATCCGCGCTGCGGGCAAGACTCCAATCGAGCGCGACGCCTTGTACAATCATATCGAGGTGTACGCCTAG
- a CDS encoding DUF456 domain-containing protein: MSQVMLGTTIIMAVGLLGAILPLVPGPPIVWLGALYYAWQTGWTEIGWPSLIVLLLLAIVGSTADLWMGYLGASKGGASIWGTLASIVGGLVGLIVFSVPGAIIGSVAAIALVEFLRHRDWRKVMRASGGFVVGWLLATVVEVGICLLMIGWFVAALYV, encoded by the coding sequence ATGAGTCAGGTCATGCTTGGAACGACGATCATTATGGCGGTCGGGCTGCTGGGCGCGATCCTGCCGCTGGTGCCCGGCCCGCCGATCGTCTGGCTGGGCGCGCTCTACTACGCCTGGCAGACCGGCTGGACCGAGATCGGCTGGCCGAGCCTGATCGTGCTACTGCTGCTGGCGATCGTCGGCAGCACCGCCGACCTCTGGATGGGCTACCTGGGCGCGAGCAAGGGCGGCGCGTCGATCTGGGGCACGCTTGCCAGCATCGTCGGCGGCCTGGTCGGTCTGATCGTCTTCAGCGTGCCGGGCGCGATCATCGGCTCCGTCGCCGCGATTGCGCTGGTCGAGTTCCTGCGCCACCGGGATTGGCGCAAGGTAATGCGCGCCAGCGGCGGCTTTGTCGTCGGCTGGCTGCTGGCGACAGTGGTCGAGGTCGGCATCTGCCTGCTGATGATCGGCTGGTTCGTCGCCGCGCTGTATGTGTAG
- a CDS encoding metallophosphoesterase — protein MRRVIMQISDLHLGPFFDHERGELIVREAQEIKPELLVIAGDLVMRADFKEQWLLAREYIERMPHPRLIVMGNHDVPQYNQIARYLWPTARYQKYISPILNPVWHCQDTVVVGLNTARSFTIQGGKLSLRQIEWMECTLKSYPDQHCKIVVMHHHVLAPPGDREKQAIVNADLAVAAMDRAGAELVLCGHIHTSFIGNTLEVAANLQAGTIIAQSGTATSTRGRRWMRGKNSFNVIEIEEQVIRISQRMYLGEAKRFVPVSEHVFPRRSAGAYYLPRPERVLETSKEIPTARLETARVVE, from the coding sequence ATGCGCCGTGTGATCATGCAAATTTCCGATCTTCACCTCGGCCCGTTCTTCGACCACGAGCGAGGCGAGCTGATCGTCCGTGAGGCGCAGGAGATTAAGCCCGAGCTGCTGGTGATCGCCGGGGATCTGGTGATGCGCGCCGACTTCAAGGAGCAGTGGCTGCTGGCGCGAGAGTATATCGAGCGGATGCCGCACCCGCGCCTGATCGTCATGGGCAACCACGACGTGCCCCAGTACAACCAGATCGCGCGCTACCTGTGGCCGACAGCGCGCTACCAGAAGTACATCTCGCCGATCCTCAATCCGGTCTGGCACTGCCAGGATACCGTGGTGGTCGGCCTCAACACGGCGCGCTCGTTTACTATCCAGGGCGGCAAGCTCAGCCTGCGGCAGATCGAGTGGATGGAGTGCACGCTCAAGAGCTACCCCGACCAGCACTGCAAGATCGTGGTGATGCACCATCACGTGCTGGCTCCGCCCGGCGACCGCGAGAAGCAGGCGATCGTCAACGCCGATCTGGCTGTCGCGGCGATGGACCGCGCTGGCGCTGAGCTGGTGCTGTGCGGGCATATTCATACCTCGTTCATCGGCAATACCCTGGAGGTCGCCGCCAACCTCCAGGCGGGCACGATCATCGCGCAGAGCGGCACGGCTACCTCCACCCGTGGGCGGCGCTGGATGCGCGGCAAAAACTCGTTCAATGTGATCGAGATCGAGGAGCAGGTGATTCGCATCTCGCAGCGCATGTACCTCGGCGAGGCTAAGCGCTTCGTTCCCGTCAGCGAGCATGTCTTTCCGCGTCGATCCGCCGGAGCCTACTATCTGCCGCGTCCCGAACGTGTGCTGGAAACCAGCAAGGAGATTCCGACAGCGCGGCTCGAAACGGCGCGGGTTGTCGAATGA
- a CDS encoding TerC family protein has translation MLDTANIWLWTGFTIFVLGMLALDLGVFHRSAHTVSLKEAGIWSAVWITFALVFNALVYAFVSPEAGLQFLTGYLIEKSLSVDNIFVFVLVFSYFSVPAMYQHRVLFWGIFGALVMRAILIATGAALIERFHWVIYIFGAFLVFTGIRMAFHKDEELHPEANPVVRLFKRFMPVVPEYHGQQFFVRHLGKLAATPLFVVLLLVESTDLVFALDSIPAIFAITTDPFIVYTSNVFAILGLRALYFLLAGVMDKFRYLKIGLSIVLVFVGVKMLIEAIHIEIPIVVSLGVIATVITTSVLASLWKTSREQRSETIHAGRALREKQPKIAAK, from the coding sequence ATGTTGGACACGGCAAATATCTGGCTCTGGACCGGATTCACGATCTTTGTGCTCGGCATGCTGGCGCTCGACCTGGGAGTCTTCCACCGCAGCGCGCACACCGTCTCGCTCAAAGAGGCAGGCATCTGGAGCGCCGTCTGGATCACCTTCGCGCTGGTCTTCAACGCGCTGGTCTATGCGTTCGTCAGCCCTGAGGCGGGGCTGCAATTCCTCACCGGCTACCTCATCGAAAAATCGCTCAGCGTCGACAACATTTTCGTCTTCGTGCTAGTCTTCTCGTACTTTAGCGTCCCGGCGATGTATCAGCACCGGGTGCTCTTCTGGGGCATCTTCGGCGCGCTGGTGATGCGGGCGATCCTGATCGCGACCGGCGCGGCGCTGATCGAGCGCTTCCACTGGGTGATCTACATCTTCGGCGCGTTCCTGGTCTTTACCGGCATTCGCATGGCCTTTCACAAGGACGAGGAGCTGCATCCCGAAGCTAATCCAGTGGTCAGGCTTTTCAAGCGCTTTATGCCGGTGGTGCCGGAGTATCACGGACAGCAGTTCTTCGTGCGGCATCTGGGTAAGCTGGCGGCAACACCGCTCTTTGTCGTGCTGCTGCTGGTCGAGAGCACCGATCTGGTCTTTGCGCTCGACTCGATCCCGGCGATCTTTGCGATCACGACCGATCCGTTCATCGTCTATACCTCGAACGTCTTCGCAATCCTTGGCCTGCGCGCGCTCTACTTCCTGCTGGCGGGGGTGATGGACAAGTTCCGCTACCTCAAGATCGGCCTGTCGATCGTGCTGGTCTTCGTCGGCGTCAAGATGCTGATCGAAGCGATCCACATCGAGATCCCGATCGTCGTGTCGCTGGGCGTGATCGCGACGGTGATCACGACATCGGTGCTGGCCTCGCTGTGGAAGACCAGCCGCGAGCAGCGCAGCGAGACGATCCACGCTGGACGAGCGCTGCGCGAGAAACAGCCCAAGATCGCGGCCAAGTAG
- a CDS encoding SpoIID/LytB domain-containing protein has translation MRNKSFFQLRQHGTARRSSAALVLLVMIASGIAFAPPRTLAQSGPQHSAIITGAVRDAKTRQGIASAIVHLGSMMLTTDAQGKLPRTSVPLSAPAMTVEVEVIAQGYPTWRYAGLELSAGQAVELRIDLSDQPPRQQPKPSAARPAPVFGGPPEFIEVGRTFNTACVFPPNVQRVDRVPFIDYVRNVLPNEWSTSWPDASLDAGAVAVSQFAWSEAFVKQKWRSQGYPFDVVDSTCDQVYKDRDTSRDFTRTDAAVVRMWGTVLTRRNSLITTYYRAKDEQCAGRADCMGQWGTYHLANRGLSGLQILYYYYHQPSSGNLTMYGTAPQQRGIVLQQSPDITVWPGRTQTLQVKLRNAGRSTWQKGATHLAIVDPKAAKPTEISSPFVDESWLSAQRPATLSQTKAAVGMDGTWSFTVTAPRGLEPGRYQIAVQPVQEDGTWIPTNTRIVWTVTVTKPLTQMIWLPGVRSAK, from the coding sequence ATGCGAAATAAGTCATTCTTTCAATTGCGACAGCATGGTACGGCACGACGTTCGAGCGCGGCGCTCGTGCTTCTGGTGATGATCGCCAGCGGCATCGCCTTTGCCCCGCCTCGTACGCTGGCACAATCCGGGCCTCAGCATAGCGCGATTATCACCGGCGCGGTACGAGATGCCAAAACACGCCAGGGCATCGCCAGCGCAATCGTGCATCTTGGTAGCATGATGCTGACCACTGACGCTCAGGGCAAGCTGCCACGTACGTCCGTGCCGCTCTCCGCCCCGGCGATGACGGTCGAGGTCGAAGTTATCGCACAGGGCTACCCAACCTGGCGCTATGCCGGTCTGGAGCTGTCGGCAGGCCAGGCGGTCGAGCTGCGGATCGATCTCTCCGATCAGCCGCCGCGCCAGCAGCCCAAGCCGTCCGCCGCTCGTCCCGCGCCGGTCTTTGGCGGGCCGCCGGAGTTTATCGAGGTGGGACGCACCTTCAACACGGCCTGCGTGTTTCCGCCGAATGTGCAGCGCGTCGATCGCGTGCCGTTTATCGACTATGTGCGCAACGTGCTGCCCAATGAGTGGAGCACGAGCTGGCCCGACGCCTCGCTCGACGCGGGCGCTGTGGCCGTCAGCCAGTTCGCCTGGTCGGAGGCGTTCGTCAAGCAGAAGTGGCGCTCTCAGGGCTATCCCTTCGATGTCGTGGACAGCACGTGCGATCAGGTCTATAAAGATCGCGATACGTCGAGAGATTTTACCAGAACTGATGCCGCAGTTGTGCGGATGTGGGGCACGGTGCTTACCCGCCGCAACTCGCTGATCACCACCTATTATCGGGCCAAGGATGAGCAGTGCGCAGGTCGAGCCGATTGCATGGGCCAGTGGGGCACCTACCACCTTGCCAACCGTGGCCTGTCGGGACTCCAGATCCTCTACTACTACTATCATCAGCCGTCCTCCGGCAATCTGACGATGTATGGGACCGCGCCACAGCAGCGCGGCATCGTCTTGCAGCAATCGCCGGATATTACCGTGTGGCCGGGCCGTACGCAGACCTTGCAGGTCAAGCTGCGCAATGCCGGTCGCTCTACCTGGCAGAAAGGCGCGACCCATCTGGCGATCGTGGATCCGAAGGCCGCCAAGCCCACCGAAATATCCTCGCCGTTCGTGGACGAGAGCTGGCTGAGCGCGCAGCGGCCCGCTACGCTCAGCCAAACGAAGGCGGCGGTAGGCATGGACGGCACCTGGAGCTTTACGGTGACGGCACCCAGGGGCCTTGAGCCGGGCAGGTATCAGATCGCGGTGCAGCCGGTCCAAGAGGATGGTACCTGGATTCCAACCAACACCCGCATCGTCTGGACTGTGACCGTGACGAAGCCGCTGACGCAGATGATCTGGCTGCCTGGCGTACGCTCCGCTAAGTAG
- the add gene encoding adenosine deaminase: protein MSLETFIRTMPKVELHVHLEGSIRPKTLLKLARRNNITLPARTLEQLREFYRFTDFAHFIQVYATIINCLQTPDDFALIAEEFGATMAEQNIRYAEITWSPVTHVGRLGIPFRELLAGVNRGRAAAREKHGVEMRWIVDIVRNLHAKGFDGMETAEMAVEGRDQGVIALGLGGMEQGFPPELFTAAFDYAIANGLHSVPHAGEAAGADSVWGAIRALKAERIGHGIRSIEDPALIDELRARQIPLEVCPTSNVCTAVVADLAAHPIRQFYDAGVYITVNSDDPPMFNTTLTNEYMQLASRLGFDAAAIERLVLNGLRAALLDAETKQTLEASFRAEFGQLRAMHLRA, encoded by the coding sequence ATGTCTCTTGAAACGTTCATCCGCACGATGCCAAAGGTTGAGCTACATGTTCACCTTGAAGGCTCGATCCGTCCCAAAACGCTGCTTAAGTTAGCTCGACGGAACAATATCACATTACCGGCGCGTACGCTAGAGCAGCTTCGTGAATTTTACCGTTTTACCGACTTCGCACACTTCATTCAGGTGTATGCCACGATCATCAACTGCCTACAAACGCCCGACGACTTTGCGCTGATCGCGGAGGAATTCGGCGCGACGATGGCCGAGCAGAACATTCGCTACGCCGAGATCACGTGGTCGCCGGTGACACATGTCGGGCGGCTGGGCATTCCGTTTCGCGAGCTGCTGGCCGGTGTCAATCGCGGACGCGCCGCCGCGAGAGAAAAGCACGGCGTCGAGATGCGCTGGATCGTCGACATTGTGCGCAACCTCCACGCGAAGGGCTTCGACGGCATGGAAACCGCCGAGATGGCGGTCGAGGGCCGCGATCAGGGCGTGATCGCGCTGGGGCTGGGCGGCATGGAGCAGGGATTTCCACCGGAGCTGTTCACGGCGGCGTTCGACTATGCCATTGCCAACGGCCTCCACTCGGTGCCGCACGCGGGCGAGGCCGCTGGTGCCGACAGCGTGTGGGGCGCGATCCGCGCACTCAAGGCCGAGCGCATCGGCCACGGCATTCGATCGATCGAAGATCCCGCGCTGATCGACGAGCTGCGCGCGCGTCAGATCCCGCTTGAGGTCTGCCCAACCAGCAACGTCTGCACCGCCGTGGTCGCCGATCTGGCCGCGCATCCGATCCGCCAGTTCTACGACGCGGGCGTCTACATCACGGTCAACAGCGACGATCCGCCGATGTTCAACACGACGCTGACCAACGAGTACATGCAGCTTGCCAGCAGGCTGGGCTTTGACGCCGCAGCGATCGAGCGGCTTGTGCTTAACGGCCTGCGCGCGGCGCTGCTGGATGCGGAGACGAAACAGACGCTCGAAGCTTCCTTCCGCGCGGAGTTCGGCCAGTTGCGCGCGATGCACTTGCGCGCATAA
- a CDS encoding protein phosphatase 2C domain-containing protein, whose protein sequence is MLCPNCGYQNAATSRFCRQCGTALRASEPTPTPDHAAEPSAQASTQPLPATLAAEDAALQEELVTQPVNPDQHPGQEGDRIAPPLQPGTTIEGYTIVELRDDREGRRTYRAEAPANVCTQCGAQAVEADSRFCENCGAELLPRDVLLIEDTTKGEADSGPWQAAELPEEPIRALLPPLTVVEHDGRRYLVVEEAVPGWQSLAELLSGYGEAPDQPAALEEEDALPIALQLAQLIQYLHRNDLALGDLSLAQLLIGPQQRIRLRDIQALRPLNDAARQADLMQLHHTLEDLTRTPRATRKLDQAAVEGGTSAPRSLQEVLAQARMGGLGSGDDWVVALTAVAESQRVVGSMVTQIGALSHVGMVRELNEDGLLTLDWKMNVAGRAINAGLYVVADGMGGHAAGEVASSLAVHNMASITASALMELMADSSAGLTDAQLSDIALRASEQANMAVVQEGRRRGNDMGTTLTFALVVGDRCVIGNVGDSRTYLIRSGQMQRVSKDHSLVQRLVDVGQIQPDDIYTHPHRNAILRSLGEQPQVQVDLFPLRLQSGDMILCCSDGQWEMVRDPRMTEIILSAPDPQAAVQHLVSEGNQNGGEDNITAVLVRFEAAESPV, encoded by the coding sequence ATGCTGTGTCCCAACTGTGGCTATCAGAATGCAGCAACATCGCGCTTTTGCCGCCAGTGTGGCACTGCCCTACGCGCATCGGAGCCGACGCCGACACCCGATCATGCTGCCGAGCCGTCGGCGCAGGCTTCGACGCAGCCGCTTCCAGCGACGCTCGCAGCCGAAGATGCAGCATTGCAGGAGGAACTCGTGACACAGCCTGTGAATCCCGACCAACATCCAGGCCAGGAGGGCGACCGGATCGCGCCACCGCTCCAGCCCGGAACGACGATCGAAGGCTACACGATCGTTGAGCTGCGCGACGATCGCGAGGGTCGCCGGACCTATCGCGCTGAAGCGCCCGCCAATGTCTGTACCCAGTGCGGCGCGCAGGCGGTCGAGGCCGATAGCCGCTTCTGTGAGAACTGCGGCGCAGAGCTGCTGCCGCGCGACGTGTTGCTGATCGAGGATACGACCAAAGGCGAGGCAGATAGCGGTCCCTGGCAGGCGGCGGAGCTGCCCGAAGAGCCGATTCGCGCGCTGCTGCCGCCGCTGACCGTCGTTGAACACGATGGACGGCGCTATCTGGTCGTCGAGGAGGCTGTGCCGGGCTGGCAATCGCTGGCGGAGCTGCTGTCTGGCTATGGCGAGGCGCCCGACCAGCCAGCCGCACTGGAAGAAGAGGACGCGCTGCCGATCGCGCTTCAGCTCGCTCAGTTGATCCAGTATCTTCACCGCAACGATCTGGCCCTCGGCGATCTCTCGCTGGCGCAACTGCTGATCGGGCCGCAGCAGCGCATCCGTCTGCGCGACATCCAGGCCCTTCGTCCGCTCAACGACGCCGCGCGCCAGGCCGATCTGATGCAGCTCCATCACACGCTGGAAGATCTGACGCGCACGCCGCGCGCAACCCGCAAGCTCGATCAGGCCGCCGTCGAAGGCGGCACCAGCGCCCCTCGATCGCTGCAAGAGGTGCTGGCCCAGGCAAGGATGGGCGGTCTGGGCAGCGGCGACGATTGGGTTGTGGCGCTGACGGCGGTTGCCGAGAGCCAGCGCGTCGTCGGCAGTATGGTGACACAGATCGGCGCGCTCTCACACGTAGGCATGGTGCGCGAGCTCAACGAAGACGGGCTGCTGACGCTCGATTGGAAGATGAACGTCGCTGGCCGCGCGATCAACGCCGGTCTGTATGTCGTCGCCGACGGCATGGGCGGTCACGCCGCTGGTGAGGTTGCCAGCTCGCTCGCCGTCCACAACATGGCGAGCATCACGGCGTCGGCGCTGATGGAGCTAATGGCCGATAGCAGCGCGGGCCTGACCGACGCGCAGCTCAGCGATATTGCGCTGCGAGCGTCAGAGCAGGCGAACATGGCCGTGGTTCAGGAAGGCCGCCGCCGTGGCAACGACATGGGCACCACGCTGACCTTCGCGCTGGTCGTCGGCGACCGCTGCGTGATCGGAAACGTGGGCGATTCGCGAACGTATCTCATCCGTAGCGGGCAGATGCAGCGCGTCTCCAAGGATCACTCGCTCGTGCAGCGGCTCGTCGATGTGGGGCAGATCCAGCCGGACGACATATACACGCATCCGCACCGCAACGCGATCCTGCGGTCGTTGGGCGAGCAGCCGCAGGTGCAGGTGGATCTTTTTCCACTGCGCTTGCAGAGCGGCGACATGATCCTGTGCTGCTCGGACGGACAGTGGGAGATGGTGCGCGATCCACGGATGACCGAGATCATTCTGTCCGCGCCCGATCCGCAGGCGGCGGTACAACACCTGGTCAGCGAGGGCAATCAGAACGGCGGCGAGGATAACATTACCGCTGTGCTGGTACGCTTTGAGGCGGCTGAGAGCCCGGTATAA